Genomic window (Neoarius graeffei isolate fNeoGra1 chromosome 13, fNeoGra1.pri, whole genome shotgun sequence):
TGCAACATGGAGGGATACTGTACAGAGAAGGTGTTCACATCTCACCACAGTGTCTTTGTCATCTGATGTTCAAGTGGATGGAATTAGATACAGAGAGGGCATGATTATCTCTGCAGGTCAGTGTGGTGGCCTACCAGAATTCTATAGAATACATAGAATTCTTGTTGCAGAAAACATTGGGTTTTTGTGCATAAAGCACCCATCTTGGTACATTGAACATGTTCGATCATTTGAGTTGGATGTAACAAGTTATGCTGAAACTGACATTTTGATGCTTGAGGACTTGAATGACTTTTATCCTTTGATAGCCTACTCTGTCAGGGGGAAACTCCTTGTGTTGCCAAAGAAATTTCTAATGCTCTGATTTGGTCATTGGTAACTACAGGGTGTATCAAAAAATGTACACACACTTTAAACCATTGTAAAGTAGGTGTTTCTTaaaattcatttatttttcaaaatgaaGCAGACTTTACAGACATCCATTTATTGTTTTGTCACCTCCTGTTCTCAAACTGATGTTCGTTCTGGTCCAGATGCTGCTTACAATGCAAATCACACACAATTGTCTTTGTATTTGCTTGCATTCATTTTCATTGGGGTGCTATCAATTCAGTGGCTGTTGTAGGTATCATAACGTAGACTTTAgatgtcagtttgagaacaggTGGTAACAAAACAATAGAATAATGTTTGTAAAGTCTATTACGTTTTGAAAATTGCATGAATTTTGATAAACACCTACTTCATGAAGATTTAAAGTTTGGATGTATTTTTGGGATACTGTGTATTAtgacggaatgcatttttgattcaTGATCATTTAAACTGGTGCCATCTTTGCCTCTTGCTTTTGTTCATTGGGGAAATGGTATTGAAGAGTGTGGGTATCCTTAGAACTTAATCCTCATACTGCAATGTTGTATTTATCATGCATAAATAGCACCAGAATGtccaaactatccctttaagtagtCATCATTCAAATTATCACCTCACCAAttcttcttttattatttttagaaaatgATTCTGCGTGTGAAACTACCAGAAAACAGAGTGAAGAAGTTGCGATTACCAGAGCTCCCCGACTCTGTGCAACGTTTAAAAGAAATTCTCCAGGAAGAACTTCGGCTGAAAGAAAGATTCCGTTTGCAGTATGAGGATCCAGAGTTCGGAAACGAACTATGTGACTTAGAAGATATGTCAGAGCTCCCACCAGAGAAGGCAACGTTAAAAGTCATTGATGCTTCAAGCCCTGACCCAGAGGGATCAGATGTGTCATTGTCTTCACTGGATACTGCATCACCTCCAAGCTCATCTGAATCCCCCAGAACAACTGTAAGAGCTGGTAGGCGGTCCTCTGCATGGCCTTCTCCTTTTCCAATACCAAGCTTCTCTTATGATGTTGAATTGCGCCTTCAAAAGGCAAATGGTATCTACAACGACAATGGTACTCTGCTCGACGTCACCAGAGACATCAAGAGTGAAATCCTTGATAAAATTGCACAAGCCATGTTTGAGTTGACTGCATATCCAGACAGGTCAGAAATAGATTCTGTAGCAATGGCTCTGGTCAACAAATATCCCTGTCTCCGTGAACCAGGCAGTGGAAATGGGTGGAATGGATGGAGAATGAGTATTGCGTTCAAGATTGGCAATTACCGTCAAAAGCTGCGGAATGCCGGCTGTGAAGAAGTTAAAGTAAATGAAAGGAGGGGAAGCCGTGAAGAAGGTAGGCCCGGCTTAAAAAAAGCAAGGAGAGCTGAAGTTCATTTCCTCCCTGACCAGCCCGCTGGACAAACTCAAGACGCTATGGAAAAAGACAGAGAGGCACTGACAGCAGAGATGGAAAAAAGGAGTCCGAACATGACGTTTATTAATGACGCTATGGATCGTACGTTTCCCTTGAGGAGGAAGGAAATAGTTGACCAGGAACCCGGTGTTGATCTGGTGAAGCGCAGATGGCCAGCACTTTTCATGGAATACCAGGTTAGTCTGTGTCGCATGTTAAATGTTACTGGAGAGAAGGGAAGAGAAGTCACCCAATCAAGCTTCGAACCCTGGTCTCAAGGGTGCCAAACATGTGCTCTGACTGCAATGCCAAAGAGCCAAGCTTATTAATATGGCGGTCAGAACACATATTTGGTATGCTAGACACCCTGGTACAAAGCCGAGTGAGGTGACCTCCTCTCCCTTTGCCAGTTACACTGCTTCCAAAACCTTTTTTCAAAACCATCCATCTTGACATGCACATACTGTCCAACTTAGTAATGTTTCTTTCAagatctcacacacactttcattcACATTCACAAAATCTTTACTAACCTTGTTGTTTTCACTGTATTCCTCTACAGGTGAATTGTGAATTTCACAGAATCACTATGGTTGACCTGCAAAGAAAATTCCTTGGTTTCCTGGAAACTCACACCCCTAAAATCCTGAAGATGTATCGAACCAGAAGAACAGACTTCGGTGAGGAGATGCAGAAACTCCTTGACTCGTTGGATAAGGAGGTAAGAAGGAAGACATGTAGTCAATGTAGTTTTTCTTGTCTCTCTCAATCTCCCCCGCTTTGTGAATGATGTTAGTGCTTTTGGGAGGGTAGTGTTAATGGTCAAAGATGACAACAGTCAAAGACAACGGATTATAACAAACATGAAACTTTACTCAGTCACTCAACAAAAAAACATTCTAACGTAGCTGAAGGTGTTGTGCTCTTCGCATCCAACTTGGTAAGCTTGTGAGACAATTGCTCCCAACTGATGCATAGTGTCTTTCATTTTATTGTACAGTACCAATATAGAGAGGCATCTGCTAGGCCATAAATGCACTTCTTCCGACTCCACAGAAATCCTTGCCTCTGAGCCTATACTGGTGGACGAATGTAGATGTTTCAAGTCAAAGACGACACTGTGTAGCTGTATGTGTAACAGAGTGTATGTAAGTGTAATATGTTTGGTGAGAGGGGCACGGGGGTGAGTGTGTCTTGGTGGAGAGGGGCACGGGGGTGAGTGTGTCTTGGTGGCATGTTGTGATAGCAGTAAAGTATGTGAAGtgcagttttgtttgtgggtGGGGCACATGCTGTCACATATCCACtcatacacacattcattcactttctctctcactcacacacttacACAGTCACTCTTGACTTTCATACACACTCATTCATGTACTCACTCACCCAATCCCTTTCTCTTGACTCACTGACATGCACAAACAGTATGCAAATCAGTTTCGCCTCTTTCACTGATGAATGCTGATGGTCTCTGTCTCTATCTGCCACCCTCTCCAGACATCTGACATCTCTGGACACAGAAAAGCTGTAGCCCTCAGAGGACTTCCGCTCTTTGTCAGGGATTATGGAGCAGAGAAGATCCTGAAAACATGCTTGGTAAGTACATGTTTTACAGGTGTATGGATATTCTCATTCgcctggtttttttttatgtCCTTGAAACATGGAGCATCGGGGATATTATAGTTTTGGTCCGACCGCTGCCGTATATTTTTCGTATTAACACGATAACTTTTGAACAGGTGGACGGATGTGGCTCAGATTTTGTATGCTGACACTCAGCAATAGGGACATGGACTAATTTGATTTTGGAGGCCTACGCTTTCAAGATGGCCGACTTTCAAGATGGCCGACTCGTATATTTTTCGTGTTAATGCGATAACTTTTGAATGGGTGGATGGATTAAAGTTTAGGGCACATCCATAGAGTTGCAATGGCAGGAAGATGTTAGCAGCAGGAAACAGTTGTGGTTGGTGCAGTCAAGGTCTTTACTTTAGATCTTTTATTTATGTGAAAAACCTTCAAGAAATATAAATATAGAGAGAAAACACAACAATTATTTAGTTAATGTGCGAAAATGCAATGGTCTTGTGCAAATATGCATGTACAAAATATACTATGCCAATGTACAAATACGCCTTTAaaatattaatgcagaaatagaCTTGTATGAAATTACATTTTACACTACAAGCCAGATTAAATATGACATTGTAGAAAAATAGAATTACTTTAGCACACTTTAAATTTACAAGGGAATAAACTACCAAGAGAAGAGGCATACAACTGGCCTACACAAGCCATTTCAGAATCAgactttattggccaagtatactTTCGTATACAAGGAATTGGTCTTCAGCTGAGGTCTCTCTAAAAACAAATGGGGTTTCTACAAAACGGAACTTGGAGCGTGATGAAATTTGACACACCTTTCCTTTTGGCCGCTGAGCAATTTAATCAGCGCTCACCTGTCATTCTTTGGATCTCGTGTCCTCTGCTCGCACGAACTGGTTTCTGCTCCGGCAAATCTGGTCTCTGCTGGCTACCGTGGAGCTCTACCTCCATGCGTTGGACTCCGACCTCGATGACTTCATCCCCGCTTCCCAGCCTGGTCCTCCGTCTTCTCTGCCCAGTGAGCCTCCCTGCTGGCTCCCCCACCTCTACTCACCCACTCACCAGGGCTCCGCTTCCCAGCCAAGCTCTGCTGCTCCTCCACCCCGCGGACGTCCCTGCCAAGGACTCGCCTCCCTCTCGCCAGGACCGCGCCGACCGGGCAACTGCCCCTCCAGCTTCCCCTCGCCGCGGCTCCACCTCACGTGCGTGGAAGTCACCCTGGCGGCTTCCCGCTGCCTCAGCACTGCGAGCGTCCGAGCCACGGTTCCAGCTAAGCGTAGCGGTGTGCCAGGTCTTGCCACGCTTCTTCTCCTGCCCCATTCCGCGGGTCGGTGCACTCCTCGGCGTCTTGTTGGAGCCCCGCCTCGCAGGTCCACATCGCCGACACAGTCACTTAGCTCTGGGGTGAGTTGAGGTGTCGGGGGATTTGCTTCTCCTCATCTGCACGGAAGGATACCCTTGTCCACCTGCTCCAGAGGGATGATTCTGGCTGCCTGCTTCTGCCATCCACTGTTGGTTTTTTCTCCTCTGCTCCTCCCCTTCTCCAGGGATGACTGAGGGCCAGGCTAAGGCTGCCTCCTGCTCTCTCCTGCCTGCGATTCCTCCGTGCCGACCGTGCCTGGTCTCGACCCTCCCGCGCAGCTGTCTGGGGCCCGCCGGTCTCCTGCTTCCTCGTTTGCGGTGGCATCCCAAGTGCCCGCCCTTGATCCCCCAACGCTGCTCTCCTTGCTGAACCAGGGTGCTGTGCCGCTGCCTCCCTCCGCGGCGACCACCTCGCTGCTCCCTACCCTCCCCCTCTCCATCCCTCAGTCTTGGACCACATTTGCCCCTGACCCCCACCCACGCAGATGCCCGCGGCACCCGCGTTACCTTTCCCCCCTTCAATGGAGCCGTGCCACCACCCCCTGCCTAGTTTCAGCAGTGGCGTTCTCCAAACCCCCCCTTCCCGGTGTATTGCATTAACCCCATTGGGGTCGCTACTCGAAAGTATTCAGGAAAGAGGCTCATCGTTGACCTCTCCGCTCCCCATAACGGTCCCCAAGGAAAAAGTTGACCGCATCATCATGATTATTTACGGCTTCTTGGCTTGTCCAACTCAGACTAAGCACAACCTCCTGTCTTTACTCGGCCATGTCAACTTTGCTATCCGGGTCACCCCCCAGGGCAGGGCTATCATTTCCCATCTTTTGACAGCCGCACACTCCATTCTGGCCCTGGAAGATTCCGTTTCGCTCGACGGTCAGTGCTTTCGGGATCTGGAGATGTGGCACCTGTTTCTCCTACAATGGAATGGCTTGTCCATGTTTTACGATGATCGCGTTTCTCCGTGGAGCTCTGCCTTTTCGTTGATGCCACACCCTCAGACGGGTTCAGTGGCTTTTACGACAGTCACTGGTTCACCGGCTCATGGCCCCTCGAGCTCACCAACCTGCCCCCGGATGTGGCTTCCTCGGCGGCGTTCAAGGTCTACCCCATGGTTGTCACCGTGCTGTCCGTGCTCCTGGACCCTTCTCTGCTATGCCCCAGTAGAGAAGGGTACTACTATGCATTAGCTTAGACTTCACAATTCCCGCCATGCGAGCTTGATACCCTGTTTAGCACTAGTGATCACTCCAGCCAGCACAGGTGGCTCTCCAGCAAGACCTGGCT
Coding sequences:
- the LOC132896662 gene encoding uncharacterized protein LOC132896662 isoform X1, which produces MILRVKLPENRVKKLRLPELPDSVQRLKEILQEELRLKERFRLQYEDPEFGNELCDLEDMSELPPEKATLKVIDASSPDPEGSDVSLSSLDTASPPSSSESPRTTVRAGRRSSAWPSPFPIPSFSYDVELRLQKANGIYNDNGTLLDVTRDIKSEILDKIAQAMFELTAYPDRSEIDSVAMALVNKYPCLREPGSGNGWNGWRMSIAFKIGNYRQKLRNAGCEEVKVNERRGSREEGRPGLKKARRAEVHFLPDQPAGQTQDAMEKDREALTAEMEKRSPNMTFINDAMDRTFPLRRKEIVDQEPGVDLVKRRWPALFMEYQVNCEFHRITMVDLQRKFLGFLETHTPKILKMYRTRRTDFGEEMQKLLDSLDKETSDISGHRKAVALRGLPLFVRDYGAEKILKTCLNTDPEEQHTKSVRMAVLTVVEDDGGATASPHVEDFAIVLEECVEEVDGVVSTWNDHRVRQVHNSCSPHGRPSILHAVPQLYGGRDYLQNVDLEKVEVCLEECMFKDFPCDEDVFHICVDLMSEHNLSLTNVFETVNLYLTLRQLINNDLGVNH
- the LOC132896662 gene encoding uncharacterized protein LOC132896662 isoform X2, whose amino-acid sequence is MILRVKLPENRVKKLRLPELPDSVQRLKEILQEELRLKERFRLQYEDPEFGNELCDLEDMSELPPEKATLKVIDASSPDPEGSDVSLSSLDTASPPSSSESPRTTVRAGRRSSAWPSPFPIPSFSYDVELRLQKANGIYNDNGTLLDVTRDIKSEILDKIAQAMFELTAYPDRSEIDSVAMALVNKYPCLREPGSGNGWNGWRMSIAFKIGNYRQKLRNAGCEEVKVNERRGSREEGRPGLKKARRAEVHFLPDQPAGQTQDAMEKDREALTAEMEKRSPNMTFINDAMDRTFPLRRKEIVDQEPGVDLVKRRWPALFMEYQVNCEFHRITMVDLQRKFLGFLETHTPKILKMYRTRRTDFGEEMQKLLDSLDKETSDISGHRKAVALRGLPLFVRDYGAEKILKTCLEEVDGVVSTWNDHRVRQVHNSCSPHGRPSILHAVPQLYGGRDYLQNVDLEKVEVCLEECMFKDFPCDEDVFHICVDLMSEHNLSLTNVFETVNLYLTLRQLINNDLGVNH